The DNA window AGGCGCTGCACCGCGCGGTGGATTCGCTCCTGAATTACGAGACCGTGAAGTATTTCGGTGCCGAGTCGCGCGAGGAGGCCCGTTACGCCCGCTCGGCGCGGGCCTATGCCAAGGCGGCGGAGAAGACCGAGAATTCGCTCGGCATGCTCAATATCGTGCAGGCGTTCATCACCAATGCGCTGATGGCGGGCGCGCTCGCCTTCGTGGTGTGGCGCTGGAGCGAGGGCGCTCTCAGCGTGGGCGATCTCACCGCGGTCAACATGTACCTGATGCAGCTCTTCCGTCCGCTCGACCTGCTCGGCTGGGTCTATCGCACGATCCGCCAGGGGCTCGTCGACATGGGCGAGATGTTCCGGCTCATGGATACCGATGTCGAGGTTGAGGATATTCCAGGCGCGCCCGCGCTGATCGTGCGCGAGCCATCGGTCCGGTTCGAGAACGTGACCTTCGGCTACGACCCCGGGCGCACGATCCTCAAGGACCTTTCCTTCGAGGTTCGCGCAGGGACGACGACCGCGATCGTCGGCCCTTCGGGCGCGGGCAAGAGCACGATCGGGCGGCTGCTGTTCCGTTTCTATGATCCGCTGCAAGGGCGCATTCTGATCGATGGACAGGATATCGCGAAGGCACGGCAGGCGAGCGTGCGCGCGGCGATCGGGATCGTCCCGCAGGACAGCGTGCTGTTCAACGACACGCTCGGCTACAACATAGCCTACGGCGCCGAAGGCGCGGACGAGGCGGCGGTCGAGGAGGCTGCGCGCGGAGCCGCGCTGACGGGGCTGGTCGAACGCCTGCCCGACGGCTTCGAGACGCTGGTGGGCGAGCGCGGGCTCAAGCTGTCGGGAGGAGAAAAGCAGCGCGTCGCCATCGCCCGCACGCTGGTGAAGAACCCGCCGATCCTGCTGCTGGACGAAGCGACGAGCGCATTGGACACCCGCACCGAGCAAGAAATCCTCGACACGCTGCACCGGATCGAGCGCGGGCGCACCACCATCGCCATCGCGCACCGGCTTTCCACCATCGCCGATGCCGACCGTATTCTCGTCCTCGACCAGGGCGAACTGGCCGAGGAAGGCGACCATGCGAGCCTTCTCGCGCGCGGCGGGCTCTATGCCGAAATGTGGACCCAGCAGGCGAGCGAACGCAGCGAGCGAGCCGAAGCGGCGGAATAAGCCGTCCGCCTAGTCCCCCACCTCGGCTTTCTCCGCTTCCCCGGCTTCCGCCGCGCGCCGCAGGCTCGGCGAAGAGAGATCGAGTTCGCTCGCCGGGATCACCTCGACCGCGCCGCGCAGCTCGCGCACGTCCTCGAGAAACTGCGCTGCATCGCCGACGATCACGATGGTCGCCCTGTCGGGATCGACATAGGTCTTCGCGGCCAGACTGGCCGCGCCCGGATCGACGCCTGCCAGCCTTTCGGCATAGGCGTTCGCTTCCTCGGGCGGCAGGCCCTGCTGGAGCAGGGTCGCGACGATCGCGTTGAAGCCACCGCTGGTCTCGAGCGCGCGGGCGTAGCTGCCTGACAGATAGAGCCTGCGCTTCTGCAACAGGTCCTCGTCGAGCGGTTCGCTGCCGAGCCGCTCGAATTCGTCGAGGAATATCTGCGCGACGTCGGCGGCGCTCTCGTTCTTGGTCTGCGCGCTCGCAGTCAGAATCGAATCGTCTGCCCGGTCGGCAAAACCCGAATAGGCGCCATAGGAAAGCGAACGCTTGGTGCGCACCTCCTCGAACAATCGCCCGCTCGACCCGCCGCCGAGCACGCTGTTGGCAAGTTCGAGCGGGAAGTAATCCGGATCGATCCGCGCCGGCGCGCGCACCGCGGCGAGCACGGCCGCCTGGCCGGCTCCCGGCAGGTCGATGACGACCGTGCGCACACCAGGCTCCGAACCGGCCGCTTCCTCGGGCACGGCCCCCGGATCGGTGGATTGCGACCAGTCGCCAAACATCTCCTCGGCCAGCGCCACCGCCCGCTCGGGCGCGATCCCGCCGCTGACGACGATCTTCATCCGGTCCGGTTGGAAATAGGCCTCGCGGTAGCCGATGAGAGCCGCGCGATCGATCCGGGCAAGGCTTTGCTCGGTCCCGTCGGGCTGCGTGCCGTAGGGCGCATCGCCATACATCGCGGTGCGCAGTACGTAGCCTGCAAGGCTGCCGGGCTCCTTCATCGCGACCCTCAGCCCCTCTATCGCGCGGTCGCGTTCGCGCGCGACCTTCTCTGCGGGATAGCTTGCGCCCTTGACGATCTGCGCCGCGAGCGCGCCCGCCGCGTCGAGATTGGCGACCGGCGCGGTGAGCGAGAAGCTGGTTCCGTCCGAACCCGCCCCGCCGCCGAAGGCCGCGCCGAGGCTTTCGAAACGCGCGGCGATTTCCTCGGCGGTGTAACTGGCCGTTCCCTTGTCGGCGAGGCTAGCGGCGAGCTGGGCGAGGC is part of the Erythrobacter litoralis genome and encodes:
- a CDS encoding ABCB family ABC transporter ATP-binding protein/permease, with the protein product MPPDSPSSSDPREIDGWHLLRRFLPYLWPKDRPDLRWRIVGAMVFVLAAKAVTLALPLAFSNAVDALSEARGTSGMEGAGFVALALVLAYGFGRFSSVLFDNLRKMVFERVGQTATQTLAEDVFHRLHRLSLRFHLGRRTGEVTKIIERGTKSINMMLYFMLFNIAPTLVELVAVAVIFWTLFGWELVLATAVTVVAYVAVTRAITEWRTKLRREMNDLDGEALHRAVDSLLNYETVKYFGAESREEARYARSARAYAKAAEKTENSLGMLNIVQAFITNALMAGALAFVVWRWSEGALSVGDLTAVNMYLMQLFRPLDLLGWVYRTIRQGLVDMGEMFRLMDTDVEVEDIPGAPALIVREPSVRFENVTFGYDPGRTILKDLSFEVRAGTTTAIVGPSGAGKSTIGRLLFRFYDPLQGRILIDGQDIAKARQASVRAAIGIVPQDSVLFNDTLGYNIAYGAEGADEAAVEEAARGAALTGLVERLPDGFETLVGERGLKLSGGEKQRVAIARTLVKNPPILLLDEATSALDTRTEQEILDTLHRIERGRTTIAIAHRLSTIADADRILVLDQGELAEEGDHASLLARGGLYAEMWTQQASERSERAEAAE